Proteins found in one Salinimonas lutimaris genomic segment:
- the pstA gene encoding phosphate ABC transporter permease PstA, protein MDKLRRWLKNIYTPAQYQTLFLSISVFFTSLLLLAMISIVLLIFARGGGYFWPETIYKGVFTSTEGRSQIAYAQSQSRFEQGDEEVRWLLYSHRRNPYGTQALVEDRRIAELTAAPKVARISLTDGRVVLGKPIGIVTPEKANVNVARLTALQQQAAGVQASIQQIKDDHLAGIHKALSELDRRKVSAKAPARLRLINEFNKWQERLETFEQLRDKYVLAVTLADGYGFNIPLNDIDAVIYPGQLNYWQKLGVALSEVWAFLSEAPKQANTAGGVFPALFGTVLMVFIMTLIVTPFGVLAAVYLNEYAPNNGFTTAIRISVSNMAGVPSIVYGVFGLGFFIYGVGGSIDEIFFADTLPAPTMGTPGVFWASLTMAILTLPVVIVATEEGLRNVPQGLKAGSYALGATKAETVMYTILPIASPGIMTGVILAIARAAGEVAPLMLVGAVKFAPNLPFDGEFPFLHLDRQFMHLGVLIYDGAFHSQTDAKGASMMFAACLLLLLVVFVLNILAVLLRARLRKRFQKG, encoded by the coding sequence ATGGATAAGCTCAGGCGCTGGTTGAAAAATATCTATACGCCGGCTCAGTACCAAACCCTGTTTCTCAGTATCAGTGTGTTTTTTACCTCACTGCTGCTACTGGCTATGATCAGTATTGTGCTGCTGATTTTTGCTCGTGGCGGAGGCTATTTCTGGCCAGAAACTATTTATAAAGGGGTTTTTACCTCAACGGAAGGGCGCAGTCAGATTGCCTATGCCCAGAGTCAGAGCCGGTTTGAACAAGGCGATGAGGAAGTACGCTGGTTGTTGTATTCCCATCGCCGCAATCCGTACGGCACTCAGGCACTGGTAGAAGATCGCCGGATTGCTGAGCTGACTGCCGCACCGAAGGTGGCCAGAATCAGCCTGACCGATGGCCGGGTGGTGCTGGGTAAGCCCATAGGTATTGTGACGCCGGAAAAAGCCAATGTGAATGTGGCCCGGCTGACGGCCCTGCAACAACAGGCCGCCGGGGTTCAGGCGTCTATTCAGCAAATCAAGGATGACCATCTGGCCGGTATTCACAAAGCTTTATCAGAGCTCGACCGACGCAAAGTCAGCGCAAAGGCGCCCGCCCGCCTGCGGCTGATTAACGAGTTCAATAAATGGCAGGAACGGCTTGAGACTTTTGAGCAACTGCGTGACAAGTATGTTCTGGCCGTAACCCTGGCAGACGGATACGGTTTTAATATACCGCTTAACGATATTGATGCGGTTATTTATCCGGGACAGCTGAATTACTGGCAGAAGCTGGGCGTTGCACTCAGTGAGGTGTGGGCATTCTTATCCGAAGCCCCCAAGCAGGCCAATACCGCCGGCGGGGTCTTTCCAGCATTATTCGGTACAGTGCTGATGGTGTTTATTATGACCCTGATTGTCACCCCGTTTGGCGTGCTGGCGGCTGTGTATCTGAACGAATACGCACCAAACAATGGGTTTACCACCGCCATCAGAATCAGTGTCAGTAATATGGCCGGGGTGCCATCGATTGTATACGGCGTATTTGGCCTGGGCTTTTTTATCTATGGCGTGGGCGGCAGCATTGACGAGATATTCTTTGCCGATACCCTGCCGGCCCCGACCATGGGAACGCCGGGCGTTTTCTGGGCGTCACTGACAATGGCTATTTTAACCTTGCCGGTGGTCATCGTGGCCACAGAAGAAGGATTGCGCAATGTTCCGCAGGGGCTTAAAGCCGGCAGTTATGCACTGGGCGCAACTAAAGCTGAAACGGTGATGTATACCATTTTACCGATAGCTTCACCGGGCATCATGACGGGTGTGATTCTGGCTATCGCCCGGGCTGCTGGCGAGGTGGCGCCACTGATGCTGGTCGGCGCGGTAAAATTTGCGCCTAACCTGCCATTTGACGGAGAATTTCCGTTTTTGCATTTGGATCGGCAGTTTATGCATCTTGGAGTACTTATTTATGACGGCGCTTTTCACAGCCAGACCGACGCCAAAGGTGCCTCAATGATGTTTGCTGCCTGTCTGTTACTGCTGCTGGTGGTATTTGTACTTAATATTCTGGCGGTGTTGCTTCGGGCCCGTCTGCGTAAACGTTTCCAAAAAGGGTAA
- a CDS encoding ABC transporter permease subunit, producing the protein MSSTIKETTKKRMRRDIRLRIAVTTFGGLVLLTMVILIAHLISQAVPLTYTPQFAFQHSVNALPESRFVASADALERQPVILQTSSCSTWLAYLQKDTGVLSPDRQITRPCDSQFAVVESAGEHHLITVSLSGIVRVSGVRGLQLQANTAVQASAGALSLNEFSFALPQNIWQHQKDWQIELSPQWLVATVYTKNKVLVYWVNRQQPTRTYTHIYSAKAKILTLPDTGQTLAYRDKQLLFFGVKGDLIQRLEVNNPVSWWQALPKSRSLFIASEFGEVTRWVLKNDAGNMLYEPTYTVDLAQGEQPTTIMAHPSENAMAMATSSERLLLLNRVSGEVVQEYQTRELVSSISWYADRLYLLSAGQLEVVKVHFLSGITTWSSLFEPQIYEGYRTANQVWQTSSGSDFQEQKYSLVPLLIGSLKASLLALMVAIPLSFGAAVYTGFFASQQLRNWIKPGLEMLEAIPSVLIGFIAAIWLAPLAANILITLALFLILIPLAMALIAWITPVIVEKTGRWRPGTELLFALVCLLATGYFAMTTATDWVLAWLDISYTSELLSDTDSPIGKNTVVVALALGVAISPGIYSLTEDAIAGVPDELKNASYALGATRLQTLQKVVIQVATPGILAAIMLGFGRAFGETMIVLMVTGNTPVSSWSLFEGLRALTANLAIELPEADVGSTHYQILFLTACILFLFTFVINTVAELLRQRLRRRNRYG; encoded by the coding sequence ATGAGTTCCACCATTAAAGAAACAACCAAAAAGCGCATGCGGCGGGATATCCGCTTACGAATCGCGGTGACTACATTCGGTGGTCTGGTGCTGCTGACGATGGTGATCCTGATAGCTCATCTTATCAGTCAGGCTGTGCCGCTGACCTATACACCGCAGTTTGCTTTCCAGCACAGCGTGAATGCGTTACCGGAAAGTCGCTTTGTTGCCAGTGCTGATGCGCTGGAGCGACAACCGGTCATCTTGCAGACATCTTCTTGCAGCACATGGCTGGCCTATCTGCAAAAAGACACCGGAGTCCTGTCACCGGACCGGCAGATTACCCGTCCCTGCGATAGTCAGTTTGCGGTGGTGGAGTCGGCCGGCGAACATCATCTGATCACGGTTTCGCTCAGCGGCATTGTCCGGGTGTCCGGTGTTCGCGGTTTGCAATTGCAGGCGAATACCGCCGTGCAGGCCAGTGCAGGCGCTTTAAGTCTCAATGAATTTTCATTTGCACTGCCACAGAATATCTGGCAGCACCAGAAAGACTGGCAAATTGAACTCTCGCCACAGTGGCTGGTGGCCACCGTCTATACCAAAAACAAGGTTCTGGTGTACTGGGTTAACCGCCAACAGCCCACCCGCACATACACCCACATATATTCTGCTAAAGCTAAAATACTGACCTTACCGGATACCGGACAAACACTGGCCTATCGTGATAAACAATTACTGTTTTTTGGCGTAAAAGGCGACCTGATCCAGCGGCTGGAAGTCAATAACCCGGTGAGCTGGTGGCAGGCCCTGCCTAAATCACGCAGCCTGTTTATCGCCTCTGAGTTTGGCGAGGTAACCCGCTGGGTGCTGAAAAACGATGCTGGTAATATGTTGTATGAACCCACCTACACCGTTGACCTTGCGCAAGGCGAGCAGCCCACCACTATCATGGCGCATCCCAGCGAAAATGCCATGGCAATGGCAACGTCAAGTGAGCGCTTACTACTGTTAAACAGAGTTTCTGGTGAGGTGGTTCAGGAATATCAGACAAGAGAGTTGGTAAGCAGTATTAGCTGGTATGCTGATCGGCTTTACCTGCTTAGTGCCGGGCAGCTGGAAGTGGTGAAAGTACATTTTCTGAGCGGCATCACCACCTGGTCGTCGTTGTTTGAACCGCAAATATACGAAGGCTACCGTACCGCTAATCAGGTCTGGCAAACCAGCAGCGGGTCGGACTTTCAGGAGCAGAAATACAGTCTGGTGCCACTGCTTATTGGCTCACTGAAAGCCTCTTTACTGGCTCTGATGGTGGCCATCCCCCTGTCTTTCGGCGCGGCAGTATATACCGGCTTTTTTGCCAGTCAGCAGTTGCGTAACTGGATTAAACCGGGACTGGAGATGCTTGAAGCCATCCCGTCTGTACTCATTGGCTTTATAGCGGCTATCTGGCTGGCGCCGCTGGCTGCCAATATTCTGATTACCCTGGCACTGTTTCTGATCCTTATACCGCTGGCAATGGCCCTGATAGCCTGGATAACCCCGGTCATTGTGGAGAAAACCGGGCGCTGGCGACCGGGTACCGAATTACTGTTTGCTCTGGTATGTTTACTGGCTACCGGTTATTTTGCCATGACCACAGCCACTGACTGGGTATTGGCATGGCTGGATATCAGCTACACCTCTGAGCTACTCAGTGACACCGACAGTCCCATAGGCAAAAACACCGTGGTGGTCGCACTGGCCCTGGGCGTCGCCATTTCTCCGGGTATTTATTCACTGACCGAGGATGCCATTGCCGGGGTGCCGGATGAGTTGAAAAATGCGTCCTACGCGCTGGGGGCCACGCGTCTGCAAACCTTGCAAAAAGTGGTGATTCAGGTTGCCACACCGGGCATTCTGGCGGCCATCATGCTCGGGTTCGGGCGGGCTTTTGGTGAAACCATGATAGTACTGATGGTGACCGGTAATACACCGGTCTCATCATGGAGTCTGTTTGAGGGGCTTCGGGCCTTAACCGCCAACCTGGCCATTGAGCTGCCCGAGGCCGATGTTGGCAGTACGCATTATCAAATCCTGTTTTTAACTGCCTGTATTCTGTTTTTATTTACCTTTGTGATCAACACTGTCGCTGAGCTGTTACGTCAGCGCCTGCGCCGGAGAAACCGCTATGGATAA